A genomic window from Carassius auratus strain Wakin chromosome 19, ASM336829v1, whole genome shotgun sequence includes:
- the otud6b gene encoding deubiquitinase OTUD6B isoform X1, with protein MEEVETAEELLAKQHRKEKKDLQAKIQIMKNAVPKNDKKRRKQLTEDIAKLEAELTQKHDNELKQLQDSSSVEEVSNAMDSVGLVDDEEKTDSSKQTRTSKAQKRRDKKAALEKERESRIAEAEVENLAGSRHQEGLKLSQKLMERQLQIREISSDGHCMYRAVEDQLTERGAPRSLKELRAQTAQYMRSHADDFLPFLTDPNSGDMYTADEFEKYCNDVADTAAWGGQLELKALSQVLQLPIEVIQAESPSIIIGEEYDKPPITLVYMRHAYGLGEHYNSVEPLKDLANEEEG; from the exons caaaaatacaaattatgaaaAATGCCGTTCCCAAAAATGACAAGAAGAGGAGGAAACAGCTGACAGAAGACATTGCCAAACTAGAGGCTGAACTCACTCAAAAACATGACAATGAGCTCAAACAACTTCAGGACTCTTCCTCA GTGGAGGAGGTTTCAAACGCAATGGATTCCGTCGGTTTGGTAGATGATGAGGAAAAAACGGATTCAAGCAAGCAAACTCGGACATCTAAAGCCCAGAAGAGACGG GACAAAAAGGCTGCTCTTGAGAAGGAGCGGGAGAGTCGGATTGCTGAGGCAGAAGTGGAGAACCTCGCAGGCTCCCGTCATCAGGAGGGTCTGAAGCTGAGCCAGAAGCTGATGGAGAGGCAGCTGCAGATCAGAGAGATCTCCTCTGACGGTCACTGCATGTACCGCGCCGTGGAGGATCAGCTGACGGAGCGAGGCGCCCCTCGCAGCCTTAAAGAGCTTCGGGCTCAAACAGCTCAGTATATGAGGAGCCACGCAGATGACTTTCTTCCGTTCCTCACTGACCCCAATTCAGGAGACATGTACACTGCAG ATGAGTTTGAGAAATACTGCAATGATGTTGCAGACACAGCTGCTTGGGGCGGTCAGTTAGAG TTAAAAGCCCTTTCACAGGTCCTCCAGCTACCGATAGAAGTCATTCAGGCAGAATCCCCCTCTATTATTATTGGTGAAGAATATGACAAGCCACCAATCACACTCGT TTACATGCGGCATGCTTATGGACTTGGTGAACACTACAACTCTGTGGAGCCTCTGAAAGACTTGGCAAATGAGGAAGAGGGCTGA
- the otud6b gene encoding deubiquitinase OTUD6B isoform X2, producing MEEVETAEELLAKQHRKEKKDLQAKIQIMKNAVPKNDKKRRKQLTEDIAKLEAELTQKHDNELKQLQDSSSVEEVSNAMDSVGLVDDEEKTDSSKQTRTSKAQKRRDKKAALEKERESRIAEAEVENLAGSRHQEGLKLSQKLMERQLQIREISSDGHCMYRAVEDQLTERGAPRSLKELRAQTAQYMRSHADDFLPFLTDPNSGDMYTADEFEKYCNDVADTAAWGGQLELKALSQVLQLPIEVIQAESPSIIIVTCGMLMDLVNTTTLWSL from the exons caaaaatacaaattatgaaaAATGCCGTTCCCAAAAATGACAAGAAGAGGAGGAAACAGCTGACAGAAGACATTGCCAAACTAGAGGCTGAACTCACTCAAAAACATGACAATGAGCTCAAACAACTTCAGGACTCTTCCTCA GTGGAGGAGGTTTCAAACGCAATGGATTCCGTCGGTTTGGTAGATGATGAGGAAAAAACGGATTCAAGCAAGCAAACTCGGACATCTAAAGCCCAGAAGAGACGG GACAAAAAGGCTGCTCTTGAGAAGGAGCGGGAGAGTCGGATTGCTGAGGCAGAAGTGGAGAACCTCGCAGGCTCCCGTCATCAGGAGGGTCTGAAGCTGAGCCAGAAGCTGATGGAGAGGCAGCTGCAGATCAGAGAGATCTCCTCTGACGGTCACTGCATGTACCGCGCCGTGGAGGATCAGCTGACGGAGCGAGGCGCCCCTCGCAGCCTTAAAGAGCTTCGGGCTCAAACAGCTCAGTATATGAGGAGCCACGCAGATGACTTTCTTCCGTTCCTCACTGACCCCAATTCAGGAGACATGTACACTGCAG ATGAGTTTGAGAAATACTGCAATGATGTTGCAGACACAGCTGCTTGGGGCGGTCAGTTAGAG TTAAAAGCCCTTTCACAGGTCCTCCAGCTACCGATAGAAGTCATTCAGGCAGAATCCCCCTCTATTATTATTG TTACATGCGGCATGCTTATGGACTTGGTGAACACTACAACTCTGTGGAGCCTCTGA